The Thermocrinis albus DSM 14484 genome segment TTTTATCCTTTCCCTCACCTCCCTATCTATCTCCTCTTCTTCCTTTACAGCCTCCATAAGAATGTTCCTTATCTTCCCTCTTATCACGTGGGGATCTTCGTAAATTTCCACCGTTTCGTCTTCCATAATGAGATCCTTTATAGCGTTGGCCACTTGGTTCATGCGTTCCCTTCTGTTGGTGTGGATGTTCATCTCCTCTGCCAGTTTTGCTCTTACAACCCTGTAGGCGGTTCTGTAATCTAAGCTGGTTTCTTCCAAAAGAGACAGCTTTTCTCTAAGTATTTCCTTGGTCTTTTCGTCCAGGAGTTTTTCCTCTTCTTCCGCTTTTTTAAAAACTGCTATAATCTTCTTCTTAAAAGTATACGGGTCCTCTGGCTCTATTATTCTCTCCTCTGTGAGCTCCTTCACTATTCTGTCCGCTATTCTTTCCACCAGCTTCTCTGGTAGTCTCATAAAAGGTTATTATACCATGAAGAAACTATCAAGGGTGAGAGCTACATCCCTTTCGTAAGATCCGTCCTCGGTGTTGATAATAAGTGGTTTTTCTATTATCATCTGAGATCTCATGTTTTTTCTTCCGTGTATGCGTACAAGACGTGCGTTTTTGCTCAGTTTCGGATAAAAAAACATAACATGTACGGGTGCTATGTTGTATCTTTTCATATTTTCTACAGCCTCTAAAAATCTAAAAGACGGAATAAGTATATTCAAGTGTCCTCCATCCTTTAGTAAATAGCTGGAAGCTTTTATAAAATCCTCCAGTTTTGTATCCATCTCAAAATGGTATCCACCGTCCTTTGATCCCCAGTGAGCAGGATAGAAGGGTGGATTAACTATAACAGCATCTGCTGTATATCTCTTTAAAAAATGTTCCACATCTCTCACATCTCCCTCCACTACGCTCACCTTATCCTGCAGTTGGTTTACCTTAACGTTGTACCTTAAAAGCTCCAACATGAGGGAGTCCCTCTCTACGGCCAGCACATGACAGGAGTACCTGAGAGCTGTCAGTACACTGAGAGCACCGAAACCTGCCCCAAGGTCCACCACAGTAGAAGTTCTCTTTATACCTCTGAGATGAGCGACGAAGAGAATCTCTATTATGGAGAGTCTGTGCCGTCTGGGTTGACGAAACTTTACCTTACCTCTGAAGAACTCAAACTCCTTAAAGGTTTCCAAATCTCTCCACGAGCTCCAACAGAGTTCTTGCCCTCTCCATCTGTCTGAGGTATTCCTCGTACTCCTCCACTGTGGTGGCTGTGGCCAGCTTTTTCACCGCTTCATCAAAGAGTTCCTTTTCCCTTCCTGGGTCTATGGAGCCTATTGGGTAGGCCTCCTCTGCCAGCACTATCACCTTGGTAGGCGTTACGTCCACAAATCCATAGGTCACAGCAAAGCCGTTCTCCTGCTTGCCGTCAAAGTACAGAAGTCCCGGTTTGAGGAGCGTCATCAGATACATGTGTTTTTCCAAAACTCCTATCTCTCCCTCTACGGTGGGAATGTTCACCGACGTCACGTCGTTGGAAAAAACTATACCCTTAGGTGTTACTACCTCTACTCTTATCATGCTTCTGTATTATAAATCATAAGTTCCCTTATCAGAGTAGCAGGTTGTACTTCCTTTGGACACACGTTGTTGCATTTGTTACAAGAAAGACAGTGATAGAGGTATCCTTCTTCCACAGCCTGTTTTAATCTCAGCTGTGGCTTTCTGTCTCTTGGATCCATCAGGAAACGGAAGATCTTGGCAAAAAAGAGAGGACCCGCGTACCTTTCTTCCAAGGTCTGGGGACAGTAGGACTGGCACGCAAAACACAGGATACAGTCAGAGGCCTCTTCTATCTTTCTGCTTCTCTCCTGCTCTATCCTCGGTTCTTCTTTTCTCTCCTCTATCCAGGCTCCTATATCTCTCAACTTTCTGATGGCTGGATCTATGTCTACTGCCAGATCCTTTATGACCCTGAAGTTCTTCAGTGGTTCTACTATGACTTCCCTCTGGGTGATGACATAAGGAAGTACCTGTTCTTTACATGCCAGCTTGGGATACCCGTTTATGTAGATAGTACATGTGCCGCATATTCCCGCCCTGCAGAAGTGTCTGAAGGTAAGGGTAGGGTCTTGCTCTTCCTTTATACGCTGGAGCGCTTCTAAGAAGGTCATACCTTCCTCGTACTTAACGTGATAAGTTTCATAGCGCACACCTTTCTCTCTGTCCTCTCTCCTTATCCTCAGCTTCAGATACATGGGAGATAAATATAATTCAACCTCTCCTCAACTTGGATAGAAGTTTTTCCCAGAAAGAAAGTCTATGGGGAACAACGCCTATAGGTAACCTGCTGAGAGCTAAGGATAGTTCCCTTGTCAACTCCTGATGAAAGGGGTTCTGCTGCACTATGCTTCTTATGAGCTTTGGGCTGTATCTTATACCTCCTAGGTACATCACCTGAGCAGGTGTAAACTTCTGGCATACAGTGTTTATACTTTCGTAAACACGCCTCGCTTCGTCCTCGTGGCTCACCTTATTAACTATAAGATAGAAGTTCTTAACACCACACTCTAAGCTCAGCACCTTTATAAGTCCGTATGCATCAGCAACGGCGGTAGGTTCAGGTGTCGTTATCACTATAGGGAAGTGGGAAGAGGATACTATGGAAAGTGTGTCGTTGTGTATGCCAGGTGGTGTATCAAATACCACAATGTCGTAGTTTTTCTCTGCGTACTCCTGAAGGAGCAGTATGAGGTTTCTCAGTTGTTTTTCCGGTAAGTTCACTAGTTCCCTTACACCGCTTCCACTGGAGATAAAATGGAGCCCCTCCTCTATAGGTATAGAGATCTCATCCAGGCTTGCCTCGCCTCTGAAGAAGTGATACAGGTTCTTGGGTGGTGCGATACCCAACATAAGGTGGATGTTGCTGAGTCCAAGGTCACCGTCTATGAGAAGCACTCTTTTGCCCTGCTTCCTCAGAATACTACCTATGTTAATGCTCAGTAGAGTCTTGCCTACACCTCCCTTCCCACTGGCTACAGCCAGGTAAGGAACGTATCTTTCCTTACCTTCAACCACCCTCAGGTGCTGGGCCTGACCTTCCATGATTGACCTCCAGTAAAAGTTGAGCCAGAAATCGACCGTTAGCCAACACGATGTCTTCTGGTACACGTTGTCCGTTGGTGAAGCAAAGTATAGGTAGTTTTGTTCTAAAGGCTACGTTAATTATGTTTCCAAAGTAAGCGGTCTCATCTACTTTGGTGAACACTAGCCCCTCCAAAGGAAGAAAGCTGAAATGCTCTACAGCTTCATACATTATCCTCTCATCGGTATTGGCGCTCAGAGTTAGGTAAAGTTCCACTGTAGGTAGACGGTGGAAGAAGGTGGCGAGCTCTCTTATCCTCATCTCATCATACTGACTTCTACCGGCTGTATCCACCAACAGAAGATCCATAGAGGACAGCTCTCCCACGCACTCTCTTAGCTTCTGGGGTGTATCAGCGATACGGAAGGGTATTTCCATAAGATGAGCATAAGTCCTCAGTTGTTCCCGAGCACCTACCCTGTAACTATCTACGGTTATTACTCCTATCCTCTTACCGCTCTTCTTCAACACATAAGCCAGCTTTGCTAGGGTTGTTGTCTTCCCTACACCCGTAGGCCCTAGAAGAGCAATCACCCTAAAATCCTTCCACCTCTCCATGGGTTCCTTTATCATAGGTACGTTCCTCTCTATACCCTCCGTTAGAGACTCCAGAACTTCACCTTTGAGATCCAGTTTCCTGATTTCGTAGTCATACCCACAGGCGGCTTCCATTATAGCCTTTGCCACATCTCGTGCAACACCTCTCTCCAGAAGTTTCTTCATGATCTGGGTTGCCCTCATGGAGTACTCTTCCTGTGATGTGTTCTTTTCCTCCTCTACCTGTGGTCTTTTCATTGTTTGAAGCACTTCCTTCAAAGTTTCCTTGAGTTTTTCCAGTTCCGCGTACACATCCTCCTGCTTTTTGAGTTGGTAAGCAAAATCCTCCGTATCGGGTAATCCTACTGTAACCTCAAGGAACGACCTTCTCGGAAAAGGCAAGAAGGGTATGATCCTCTTCTTCACTATACGGGTGGAGAGAATCACGGCATCGGGTCCATAAATGGCCCTCACTTCTTCCACAGCTTTCTGCAAAGATTCCGCCATGAACTTTTTAATCTTCATCTATAACTCCCAATACCTTTAGGTTTACCTGTCTATCCAGTTCGTTGTAAGAGAGTACCACCAGATGGGGTAGGTATGCTTCCAAAACCCTCTTGATCTGTCTCCTAACAGGTGTAGGTGTAATGAGGAGAGGCTTTGCATGGTGAGGTACAAAGTGGGAGAGTTGGGAAGAGATCTTGGGGTATATAACGTTAATCACCGTATCCAAAAAGTCCTCTTCTTTACCCTCCTGAAGGAATACCACGAGTTTTGTCTCAAGTTTTGGAGAGAGCACAAGGGCGTAAAGTGTACCATCGGTGGTGTAAAGTTTGGTGATCCTCTTAGCCATCCTCTGCCTTACGTACTCTGTCAAAAGGTCTGGATCCTTCGTCTGATCTATATAGTCCGCCAATGTCTCCACTATGGTAATAAGATCGTTAATGGGTATTCCTTCCCTCAGGAGGTTCTGTAACACTCTGTGCAGGACTGACATAGGTACCACATCGGGTACCAGTCCCTGAAGGGCCTTAGGATATCTTCTGGAAACATTCTCCACCAAGTCCATAACCTCTGCTCTACCTAATATCTCATGGAGATTCCGCTTTATGGTTTCGGAGAGGTGTGTCGTTATCACAGTAGGTAAGTCAACCACTACGTATCCCATCCTCTGTGCCTCGTCCTTGTCTTCAGGATCTATCCAGTAAGCTTTGAGTTTAAAAGCTGGATCCTGTGTCAGGCGTCCTTCCAGCTCCCCCTTTGCCCCACCCATATCTATTGCCAGATACTTCCCGGGAACCACTTCATACGAGTCTATCTCCACACCCCTTATTAGAATACGGTACTGGTGTGGTCTAAGTCTGAGATTGTCCCTTATATGTACGAGAGGTATGATGACACCCATCTCCTGAGCTATCTGTTTTCTTATAGTTTTTATCCTCTCTGGAATTTCACCACCCTGGGCCTCATCCACATACACGATGAGGCCATACCCCACCTCGAAGGAGATGGTTTCAGGCTGAGGTACGATCTCCTCTCTCTGTTCCTGTAAAGTTCTCTGCTGAGCAAACACTTTTTCCAGTTCTTTCAACTCCTGTTCCTTAAGGGATCTTCTGAGGGCATAGTAAAGGCCAAAGAGGAGAACCACCATGAAGAGGAATGGGGGCTTGGGAAGACCCGGTAGAAGACCTACGAAGGCGAGAAGACCTGCGGAGAAAAGGAAGACACGAGGTTCTTTTGAAAACTCACTGACGATAGATCTACTAAGTTGGTCTTGAGAAGAGGATTTGGTAACTATTATGCCAGCTGCCGTTGACAGGAGAAGAGCCGGTATCTGACTGGCCAAGCCTTCACCTACTGTCAACAGCGTGTAGGTGGATACAGCCTCCACGAAGGGCATACCTTTACCCAGTATACCTATCAAAAGCCCCCCCACTATACTGAGGAAGAGTATGATAAGAGCTGCGATGGCATCACCCCTTATAAACTTACTGGCACCGTCCATAGCACCGTAAAAGGCCGATTCTGTCTCTAACTGTTCTCTCCTCTTCTTTGCCTCTTCCTCGGTTATTATCCCTGCGTTGAGATCCGCATCTATGCTCATCTGTTTTCCAGGTAGGGCGTCGAGAGTGAACCTGGCAGCCACTTCGGATATCCTCTCAGCTCCTCTGGTGATCACTACAAAGTTGATAATTATGAAGATGAAAAATACGATCATACCTACCACCACATCTCCACCTACTACGAATCTTCCGAAACCTTCTATGATATGTCCCGCCGCGTGTGTACCTTCATGACCATGTAAAAGTATCCTCCTAGCGGCAGCTACGTTGAGGGATAACCGTAGGAGTGTTCCCATGAGGAGAAGAGAGGGGAACGTTGAAAGTTCCAAAGGGTTCTTTATGAAGGTAGTGAGGACCAACACAGTGAGAGAAAAGCTTATACTCAGCGTAAGGAGGAGATCCAACAGAAAAGCTGGTACAGGTAGAAGTATCGCAGAAAGGACTACCACAAAGGCCAGTAAGACCCACCCTTCTCTGTATCCCACGAAGTATAATTTTATCCATGCAGATAAACGAAAAAGCTATAGTGGAGAGAGTAAAGGAGCTGGTAACGCCTCTGGTAAAGAAGATGGGTTACAGACTGTTTGATGTGGAATTCAAACCGGAGAGGGGGTGGGTACTGAGGATAATACTGGACAAAGAGGGGGGAATCACCATAGGGGATTGTGAGGAGGTCAGTAGGAAGGTGAGCGCACTTCTGGACGTGGAGGATATAATCCCTTTCTCCTACATGCTGGAAGTCTCATCGCCTGGTCTAAACAGAGAACTCACCAAGCCGGAACACTTTGAGTTCTTTGAAGGAAGACTCGTGCGTGTTATACTGCGCCAGCCGGTGGAGGGACGCAGGGAGATAAAGGGGTACATAAGGGGTGTCACGGAGGGGGTGCTGAAGCTGGAGGAAAAGGATTCGAGGAACATACTTCACGTACCTCTCAGCCACGTAGCTAGGGCCAATCTGGAGATGGAAGAATGGTAAAGAACCTAAGAAGACTGATAGAACAGGTGGCCAAAGAGAAGAATCTACCCGAGTGGCTCGTAGAGAGAGCTCTCAGAAACTCCATAGCACTGGCCGTCAAGAAGTCTCAGAAGATCAGAGAGGATGTGGAAGTACAGCTGGAGGACGATCACATAAAAGCTTACCTGGTGCGTAGGAGTAAAGATCAGACTATTAAGTTACCCATAGATATAGAACCGGCGGATATGGACAGGATAGCAGCTTACGCCGCCAAGGAGGAGTTTTTGAAGGAGCTGGAGAGAGCCGAGGAAGAGCGTAGTTACTTGGAGTTTGTGGAGTTGGAGGGTGAGATAGTGGTGGGGATAGTGAGAAAGGTTCAGGAGGATGGGGATCTTTTGGTGGATCTTGGAAAGGTGATGGGAGTTCTTCCCAAGAAGGAACAGATACCTAAGGAACATTACAAAGTGGGAGATAGATTGAGGGCTCTTTTACTGGAAGTGAGAAAAAGGCGAGGAAAGTACGAGATAATCCTTTCACGTACCCACCCGCGCTTTTTAAAAAAACTCCTTGAGGCAGAGGTACCGGAGATAAAGGAGGGATACATCAAGGTGGAGGCTATAGCTCGCGAACCGGGTGAGAGGGCTAAGGTGTTGGTGAGCTCCACCGACTCCAGAATGGACCCTGTGGGGGTGGTGGTGGGTGTAAGAGGTTCCAAGATAGCTCCCATAACGGAGGAGCTCTCCGGTGAGCGTATAGACGTGATAAAAAAGAGTGATAGTGTAGAGGAGCTCATTAAACGTAGTCTGGCACCGGCACCTGTCAGTGCCGTTAGACTGTTCCCAGAAGAAAAGAGGGCTGAGGTGGCTGTACCGAAGGAGAAACTGTCTTTGGCCATAGGAAAAGGTGGGGTTAACGTCCGACTTGCCAGTAAGATAACCGGTTGGCGCATAGATGTTTATTCAGAGGAGGATTTTGAAAAACTTACCAAGATGACATGAAAGGAGTTCAAGAACTCAAGATTCAAAAACTGGTTTACGGCGGGTACGGTTTTGCTACGGGAGAGGATGGAAGGGTGTATCTGGTTAGGTACGCTGCTCCCGGTGAGGTGGTGAGGGCTCAGATCATAAGGGAGAAGAGGGATTACTCAGAAGCTACTGTGGAAAAGGTGATCATACCTTCCGGTACGCGGAGGAACCCTCCCTGTAGGTACTATACCCACTGCGGTGGGTGTCAGATACAGCATATGGACTACTCTGCTCAGCTGGAGGCCAAAAACGACATTCTTCTGGATAATCTGAAGAGAATAGGAAAACTTCAGTCAGTGAACCTGGGTCCTCCTGTGGTTTCCGGCAGCGAGTTTCACTACAGGCTAAGGGTGCAGTTCAAGGTGGAGGATGGAAAGGTGGGTTTCTTCGCATGGGGAACCCACCAATTGGTGGACATAGAGGAGTGCCTCTTGGTGCACAGAGACATAAACCAGATAATACCGACCCTGCGGGAACTCAGCAGACAAGTAAAGGACTTGAGAGAGATTCATGTTCTTTACTCACCGTGGGAGAAAGAGTTTCTTCTCAAACTGGTGACTGTGTCACCCATTGATAAGGACCGTCTGAGAAAACTGAAGGAGCTTTATATACCACCTCAGGTGGTGGGAGTAGGGAACTACACGATGCTACGGGACACACCAGTGAGAAGGTACTTTTTGGGAAGGGACTTTACCTTCATACAGGTGGGTCCTTACCGGTACAGAGTGAGTGCCGATTCCTTCCTTCAGGTCAACTACACTCTGTACGAGGAATTTGTTAACGCAGTTCTGGAGAAGGTGCAGAGAGTAAGGAAAGCTGTAGAGATACACTGTGGCATAGGCTTTTTCAGTCTACCCCTCTCTCAGCGAGCCGAGTTTCTCTACGCCTCCGACGTAAACCAAGTGGCGGTGAGAGATGCCCAGTACAGTGCTAGGATAAACAGTGTAGACAAGGTGGTGTTTGTCCACGAAAGAGCTGTAGATACCCTAAAGAACTTGGCAGGTGAGGTGATAGATCTTTTGGTGGTGGATCCTCCAAGAGAGGGACTCTCAGAAGGAGAAACCCAACTAATACTCTCCAACAAACCTAAGAACATCGTGTACGTTTCCTGTAACCCTTCCACGCTGGCCAGGGATCTGAAGGTCCTGTCCAAAGGTGGCTATAGTCTTAAGGTTATCAGGCTTGTGGACAACTTTCCTCAAACTTATCATGTGGAGAGTGTGAGTTTCTTGGAGCTAAGCTAAAATTCTATCCATGAACCTCTATGATCTTATAGGGGAACTGAGAGAAGGCGGAAGTGTAGAACTGCTATCCCAATGGAAAGGTGTGCCTGTAAGGGTCAGGATGACCATCAAGTGGGTGTCTCCTGAGGAGAGGTTTGTGAGCCTGGATATGAAAGACTGCAGGTTTCGTCACATATTCTCCTCACCCTCCGTGTATATGAAACTGAAGGAGGTGTATATAGAGGCTTCTGTCTTCAGTAACATAAGGGATGAGCTCGTTGTTGAGGTGTTAGGTATAGCACCACCTCCCCCCTTTGTTCTCCGAGAGTTCGTGAGGGTAGAACCCTCTGATAGGGAACCCATCTACGTGAATTTCTGGGTACATGAGACCGAATTCGTGAGGGCTAAGGTTGTGGACATAAGCGAAGTAGGTGTGGGTGTTCTGCTCACTAAAGAAGAAGCGGAGAGGTTACTGACCGACTTAACCCCTCCCCACAGTCTTCACAAGGAGGTTTATCTGGAGCTTTACCTTCCTCACAGTGATACCATCAGGGGATTGGGTGAGCTCAGAAACATACTGAGCCATCAGGAAGGTGTCTACGTAAGACTCGGTTTTAGGTTGGAGATGGAGGAGAAAGATAAAAGGAAACTAAGACAGTATATCCTCAGAAGGCAGAGGGAGATCTTAGAAGACTTGAGAAAACTATGAGGACCATTTTTGTAATAGCTCTGAGATACCTTCTTTCCAGCAGAGGTTCCACCCTCGTGGTATCCGGTGTTGCCCTTTTGGGTGTAGCCTTGGGTGTTTCGGCTGTTCTCCTCACCATGGCTGTCTTCGCAGGTTTTCAGCACGCCCTTAAGGATAAGATTCTGGCAAGTTCGCCCCATGTAGTGGTAAGCCTTATGACAGAAAAGGATGCGAGAGATGTTAGATCAGTTATACAGAAGGTGAAAGGTGTCAGAAGTGTGAAGTTGGTGACGGTGTACCAGGCTCTCCTTTCCTACAACGGTCGTATCCAGTCTATCACGGTAAAGGGAATGGAACCTGAGGATATAAGGAGTATGGAGAAGTTCTTGGTAAAGGGAAAACTGGAGAAGGGACTGTTGTTGGGTGAGGGTGTGGCAGACGTGTTGGGTGTAAAGATAGGTGATAAAGTGGTCCTCGTTTCTCCTATGGGAATCAGGACTCCCTTAGGGTTTCTTCCTAAAACGGCCACCTTTGAGGTGGCAGGTATCTTTAAAACAGGTACTTTCGAACAGGATTATCTTACTGTGATACTCCCGTTACAGGAGGCCCAGCGTTTCTTTGGGGACGATTGGCAGATGCGTGGTTTTGAAGTGTACCTTTATGATCCTTACAAAGCTGACGAAATAAAGAGAAACATATCAGACATACTGCAAGACGATGCCATAGTAAGGTCATGGATGGACCTTAATGCTCCTCTCTTTAACGCTCTTCAACTGGAAAAGGTGGGTTTGTTCTTTGTACTCCTCCTTATGGTGGTGGTGGCTTCCTTCAACATAACCAGCCTCCTCTTTATGAAGGTAAAGGAGAAGACGAAGGACATAGCTGTTTTAAGGACCTACGGTCTGAAGAGCAGACAGGTACTTGCAATCTTTATACTACAAGGTCTTATGATAGGTTCTACCGGTACTGTGCTTGGACTCTTACTGTCGGTGGTTGGTGCTTACTTCATCAACGAGTACCGGCTGATAAGGGTACCTGCGGATGTGTATATGATGGACCACGTACCAGCCTACTTTGAGGTGAGGGATGTGCTCTGGACTTTGTTGGGAAGTTTAATGCTGTCTGTAGTATCCAGTATACTTCCTTCCTACAGAGCCTCACGCCTTAGTATAGTGGAGGTTCTCAGGAGTGAGTGAGATCATACTTATAGAGAACCTTCACAAGAAGTATCCCAACGGAACTTACGCTCTCAGAGGTGTGAGTTTGAAAATAAAAAAGGGTGAGATGGTGGGTCTCATGGGGCCTTCAGGCTCTGGTAAAAGCACGCTGCTACACATCATAGCAGGACTGGATCTTCCCACGGAAGGAAGGGTATGGGTTATGGGAAGGGAGGTATCTTCTATGAAGGAGGATGAACGAGCTGACTTTAGAAAGAGACACGTGGGCTTTATCTTTCAGTTTTTTTATCTTCTTGAGGACTTTACCGCCTTGGAGAACGTGGCTCTGATAGGCCAACTGGCAGGAGTTCCGGATCCGGTAAGGAAGGCGGAGAAACTTTTGGAACGACTGGGACTTTCCCACAGGCTTCATCACAGACCTTCTGAGCTCTCTGGTGGAGAACAGCAACGCACCGCCATAGCCAGAGCCCTTATACTTCAGCCTGACGTGCTCTTGGCCGATGAACCTACCGGCAATTTGGGTATAGAAGAGGGGAGGAAAGTTATGGAACTTCTCGTGAATCTCAAGGAAGAGGGCATGACCCTTCTGGTAGCAACCCACAACGTGGATCTTATCCCTTACTTTGATAGAATCGTAAGACTGAGGGACGGTCGTGTGGTGGAAGAAGGTGGATGATCTTTTACTGT includes the following:
- the rimP gene encoding ribosome maturation factor RimP, which encodes MQINEKAIVERVKELVTPLVKKMGYRLFDVEFKPERGWVLRIILDKEGGITIGDCEEVSRKVSALLDVEDIIPFSYMLEVSSPGLNRELTKPEHFEFFEGRLVRVILRQPVEGRREIKGYIRGVTEGVLKLEEKDSRNILHVPLSHVARANLEMEEW
- a CDS encoding class I SAM-dependent RNA methyltransferase — translated: MKGVQELKIQKLVYGGYGFATGEDGRVYLVRYAAPGEVVRAQIIREKRDYSEATVEKVIIPSGTRRNPPCRYYTHCGGCQIQHMDYSAQLEAKNDILLDNLKRIGKLQSVNLGPPVVSGSEFHYRLRVQFKVEDGKVGFFAWGTHQLVDIEECLLVHRDINQIIPTLRELSRQVKDLREIHVLYSPWEKEFLLKLVTVSPIDKDRLRKLKELYIPPQVVGVGNYTMLRDTPVRRYFLGRDFTFIQVGPYRYRVSADSFLQVNYTLYEEFVNAVLEKVQRVRKAVEIHCGIGFFSLPLSQRAEFLYASDVNQVAVRDAQYSARINSVDKVVFVHERAVDTLKNLAGEVIDLLVVDPPREGLSEGETQLILSNKPKNIVYVSCNPSTLARDLKVLSKGGYSLKVIRLVDNFPQTYHVESVSFLELS
- the nusA gene encoding transcription termination factor NusA, which encodes MVKNLRRLIEQVAKEKNLPEWLVERALRNSIALAVKKSQKIREDVEVQLEDDHIKAYLVRRSKDQTIKLPIDIEPADMDRIAAYAAKEEFLKELERAEEERSYLEFVELEGEIVVGIVRKVQEDGDLLVDLGKVMGVLPKKEQIPKEHYKVGDRLRALLLEVRKRRGKYEIILSRTHPRFLKKLLEAEVPEIKEGYIKVEAIAREPGERAKVLVSSTDSRMDPVGVVVGVRGSKIAPITEELSGERIDVIKKSDSVEELIKRSLAPAPVSAVRLFPEEKRAEVAVPKEKLSLAIGKGGVNVRLASKITGWRIDVYSEEDFEKLTKMT
- a CDS encoding PilZ domain-containing protein, which gives rise to MNLYDLIGELREGGSVELLSQWKGVPVRVRMTIKWVSPEERFVSLDMKDCRFRHIFSSPSVYMKLKEVYIEASVFSNIRDELVVEVLGIAPPPPFVLREFVRVEPSDREPIYVNFWVHETEFVRAKVVDISEVGVGVLLTKEEAERLLTDLTPPHSLHKEVYLELYLPHSDTIRGLGELRNILSHQEGVYVRLGFRLEMEEKDKRKLRQYILRRQREILEDLRKL
- the atpC gene encoding ATP synthase F1 subunit epsilon translates to MIRVEVVTPKGIVFSNDVTSVNIPTVEGEIGVLEKHMYLMTLLKPGLLYFDGKQENGFAVTYGFVDVTPTKVIVLAEEAYPIGSIDPGREKELFDEAVKKLATATTVEEYEEYLRQMERARTLLELVERFGNL
- a CDS encoding tRNA1(Val) (adenine(37)-N6)-methyltransferase codes for the protein METFKEFEFFRGKVKFRQPRRHRLSIIEILFVAHLRGIKRTSTVVDLGAGFGALSVLTALRYSCHVLAVERDSLMLELLRYNVKVNQLQDKVSVVEGDVRDVEHFLKRYTADAVIVNPPFYPAHWGSKDGGYHFEMDTKLEDFIKASSYLLKDGGHLNILIPSFRFLEAVENMKRYNIAPVHVMFFYPKLSKNARLVRIHGRKNMRSQMIIEKPLIINTEDGSYERDVALTLDSFFMV
- a CDS encoding flagellar biosynthesis protein FlhF, giving the protein MKIKKFMAESLQKAVEEVRAIYGPDAVILSTRIVKKRIIPFLPFPRRSFLEVTVGLPDTEDFAYQLKKQEDVYAELEKLKETLKEVLQTMKRPQVEEEKNTSQEEYSMRATQIMKKLLERGVARDVAKAIMEAACGYDYEIRKLDLKGEVLESLTEGIERNVPMIKEPMERWKDFRVIALLGPTGVGKTTTLAKLAYVLKKSGKRIGVITVDSYRVGAREQLRTYAHLMEIPFRIADTPQKLRECVGELSSMDLLLVDTAGRSQYDEMRIRELATFFHRLPTVELYLTLSANTDERIMYEAVEHFSFLPLEGLVFTKVDETAYFGNIINVAFRTKLPILCFTNGQRVPEDIVLANGRFLAQLLLEVNHGRSGPAPEGG
- a CDS encoding ABC transporter permease, translated to MRTIFVIALRYLLSSRGSTLVVSGVALLGVALGVSAVLLTMAVFAGFQHALKDKILASSPHVVVSLMTEKDARDVRSVIQKVKGVRSVKLVTVYQALLSYNGRIQSITVKGMEPEDIRSMEKFLVKGKLEKGLLLGEGVADVLGVKIGDKVVLVSPMGIRTPLGFLPKTATFEVAGIFKTGTFEQDYLTVILPLQEAQRFFGDDWQMRGFEVYLYDPYKADEIKRNISDILQDDAIVRSWMDLNAPLFNALQLEKVGLFFVLLLMVVVASFNITSLLFMKVKEKTKDIAVLRTYGLKSRQVLAIFILQGLMIGSTGTVLGLLLSVVGAYFINEYRLIRVPADVYMMDHVPAYFEVRDVLWTLLGSLMLSVVSSILPSYRASRLSIVEVLRSE
- a CDS encoding DUF507 family protein, yielding MRLPEKLVERIADRIVKELTEERIIEPEDPYTFKKKIIAVFKKAEEEEKLLDEKTKEILREKLSLLEETSLDYRTAYRVVRAKLAEEMNIHTNRRERMNQVANAIKDLIMEDETVEIYEDPHVIRGKIRNILMEAVKEEEEIDREVRERIKAYSKKIVEGTPEWNHLYRRIYEDALRKRGLL
- a CDS encoding succinate dehydrogenase/fumarate reductase iron-sulfur subunit, with protein sequence MYLKLRIRREDREKGVRYETYHVKYEEGMTFLEALQRIKEEQDPTLTFRHFCRAGICGTCTIYINGYPKLACKEQVLPYVITQREVIVEPLKNFRVIKDLAVDIDPAIRKLRDIGAWIEERKEEPRIEQERSRKIEEASDCILCFACQSYCPQTLEERYAGPLFFAKIFRFLMDPRDRKPQLRLKQAVEEGYLYHCLSCNKCNNVCPKEVQPATLIRELMIYNTEA
- the flhA gene encoding flagellar biosynthesis protein FlhA, which gives rise to MGYREGWVLLAFVVVLSAILLPVPAFLLDLLLTLSISFSLTVLVLTTFIKNPLELSTFPSLLLMGTLLRLSLNVAAARRILLHGHEGTHAAGHIIEGFGRFVVGGDVVVGMIVFFIFIIINFVVITRGAERISEVAARFTLDALPGKQMSIDADLNAGIITEEEAKKRREQLETESAFYGAMDGASKFIRGDAIAALIILFLSIVGGLLIGILGKGMPFVEAVSTYTLLTVGEGLASQIPALLLSTAAGIIVTKSSSQDQLSRSIVSEFSKEPRVFLFSAGLLAFVGLLPGLPKPPFLFMVVLLFGLYYALRRSLKEQELKELEKVFAQQRTLQEQREEIVPQPETISFEVGYGLIVYVDEAQGGEIPERIKTIRKQIAQEMGVIIPLVHIRDNLRLRPHQYRILIRGVEIDSYEVVPGKYLAIDMGGAKGELEGRLTQDPAFKLKAYWIDPEDKDEAQRMGYVVVDLPTVITTHLSETIKRNLHEILGRAEVMDLVENVSRRYPKALQGLVPDVVPMSVLHRVLQNLLREGIPINDLITIVETLADYIDQTKDPDLLTEYVRQRMAKRITKLYTTDGTLYALVLSPKLETKLVVFLQEGKEEDFLDTVINVIYPKISSQLSHFVPHHAKPLLITPTPVRRQIKRVLEAYLPHLVVLSYNELDRQVNLKVLGVIDED
- a CDS encoding MinD/ParA family protein, which encodes MEGQAQHLRVVEGKERYVPYLAVASGKGGVGKTLLSINIGSILRKQGKRVLLIDGDLGLSNIHLMLGIAPPKNLYHFFRGEASLDEISIPIEEGLHFISSGSGVRELVNLPEKQLRNLILLLQEYAEKNYDIVVFDTPPGIHNDTLSIVSSSHFPIVITTPEPTAVADAYGLIKVLSLECGVKNFYLIVNKVSHEDEARRVYESINTVCQKFTPAQVMYLGGIRYSPKLIRSIVQQNPFHQELTRELSLALSRLPIGVVPHRLSFWEKLLSKLRRG